The region CATGTCAATATTTGCTCGATCTTTAGACTGTTTTTGGAGTAAACTATTGTTCTCTCAAATTGTTTGACTGCAATCAAAGTGTTCTTTTTTAGAGTGCATCATCAACAATTAGTTGGAATGAAATATCCAAACTTTTGTTGACGTTTTTTCTGACCATCTAGTCTATTTCGTAATTTGAGAGTTCAAATTGATAGACATTTACCAAAACAGTGGTTTACTCAAAATTAATTTAGAATAAGAACTCACATGATAATATCGGTAGTATGGCCTGCATTAACATCACCTTCCTTCTCCAACTCTTACACACAATTTTGTTTCAAAACAAATATCGTACTAGTATCATTTAAAACACTAAAGCTATAATAGCATAACGTAATATATACACAATTTCTAAAAACACTAAAGCTTAATGTATAAAAATTATATTTGAGTGTTGgtttgaatatatatatatatatacacacaaTTTATTTAATGTATAAAAATATACTATGCACTTAATGAGGATTAATTAGAGAGAGAATAATTGAGAGTGAgaattttaattttcattaacAAATGAGAATTAACAATTGAGAGTGAAATATTACAATTAAAAAATATTGCAAATAATTACTATAATCCAATTAATGAAACCGTATTTTTTTTTCAGCTTATCTcaattgaaaattaaaaagtaaaactgaaaattaaaaatcaaaacgTATTTTGATAGTTTCAGTTTTTTAGATTTTAAAACACTGAATTTTAAAAGTGTTTTTAGAAATAATTTTGAGAAACAAATGTATCAAACAAgttttttgtttttcaatttaaaaaaatcataaaactgttttttaaaaccttttcaaaCAGGTCCTAAACCTGGTTTTTTTTAAGTACAAGTGATTTCTGAATTTCTAATCTTTTTTATTTTGTGTGATAAAAATAAGAATAACAATTAAAAAAGTAATAAATAAAACTAACCGCTAGaagcaaagaaaaaaaaaattgtaaTTGAAACAAAATATTATGTTGATAATAATTCCTTTAGTTCTAGAAATATTTACTTCTACTACTACTATTAACTTTACATAATGTTATTTCCCAGAAAAAAGTCTTCAAGAAAACTATTGTCAAGCATTTGAACATCCTCCTCTTTTATAAACCCTTCTCCTCCATTAATTTCCAGCAGTTGCTTTGCAAAAAATTCAGGCCAAGAcatctcatcttcttcttcttcgttgTTCATGATGATATCACCGTCATCTTCTTTGTTAAAGTTGCACTCTTTTTGATTGCTACATTCACCCACCTCAGTTTTGTTATTGCTACATTCACCCACCTCAGTTTTGTAATTTCTACTATCAACTCCATTTTTTGAATTTTGGTCAATATTTTCTCCAAAAAATAGCTTATTGTACTCCTGAAAAACGATAATAAAAGAACACAATAATAAGAAATTAAATTATCAATATAAAATTAGATTACTCTATCAACAAAATTTGTGTTCACAATGCTATATAATATAATACTTACATATTCAAAGACAGCCTTTAGTGCAAGATATCTTTTCTCTTCAGGCCAAGTACTTCTGATGCATTTTCTTTTTACTCCCTTGTATACAAACTCTATATCATCCTCATATTTCCTCTTGTTTCCACCATCATTCGGTTGAATTGGTGCTTTTtcataaataatatattttttcaCCAAAACATTATTGCCCTAAGTAACAAACAATCCAACAAATCAGccaaaaaaaatattaaaaatttgTAAAGATTAATTCCcctaaaaaaacaaaaacaaaaacaattaATAATTATTGAAGCAATACAACAATATTACTAATATATTACGGTAACTTACTGATATAACTGCAGATGATTCTTCTTGTTTAGGAATGATAGGTTCTTCTTGTTTAGGAATGATAGGTTCTTGTTGTTTAGGAAGCATCACAGTCTTTCCTTTACTCTCTTGACCATAACAACTTTTTGTTTGACTATAACAACTTTTTGTTGTTGAAATTTTTCTTAAATGAGAATTGGATTGATCAGCTATACTTGCTTTTGCTGGTGTATTCTGTGATTCTGGTTTCAAATTTTTTCTAAATCTGCATAGTACATAATTATTGACCTGCCAAAAAAAATTAATCATTACTTTCGCTCAAAACTAATTAACGTAACATAAAAAAGATACTTACCGGAGAAGGATTGTTAATCAAAGATTTGTGGAGGTTATATTCGTGCAAGATCCATCCACCGTCTTGAGGAGTGTTACTCTTCTCAAAACGAAAACGTTTTTTCATTCCCAGAAGCTTGCTTGTGTCTTTGGCAAATATACTTTTTCCAGTGTCTTCACCTTCCCAATTACCGTTTCCGATAGTGCGAACGGAGCGCGTGCTCGTAGCCGACTTCTTCTTTAAGGTAGTAAAGAAGTACAGGTCTTTTCCGCCATATGAGTAGGAAGCTTCGAACTCGTTCCATATATCCAAAGGAGTCTTTTCAGTTCCGAACAAATCATGTTCGAGAATGTTGAGATAATTGGGAATTGGTTTATTGTTAATTTTGTTGTAGAGAAAGTTTTGAAGAAGTTCATCATCGGTTGGCATGAAATCTTTACCTGAACGAGAATTGAGAGCCTTCATGATGATACTTAATATTCAATGGCAGGTTAAGAAGCTCAAAGAAAATAGAGTACTAAGAAGACATACACAATATATAGATATTGCATGTTTAGATCTTCCTAAACAAAAGgaaatttaaatttaaattttaatcaAATCTAATCTAATCtaattttaattataaaaaaatcAAATCTTAACAAATCATATAGTTTCTACTACTGTTGTTGTGAAAATAGTAACCCAACCTTATCTTTTGCGTAAAAATAGCTAATTAAATTAATAAGAAGAACTATATCTGctaaaaataatgaaaaattaAGTTGATatgtacatttttttttattttgaattaaaaaatcAACGTCATAATTTTAAATGATGACATCTATTCAAATCTAAACAATACCAATTAAACTAcaaattgattttaaaaaatcaaaattgaacaAAAACAAATATTATTAAATGATTTGAGTGCTAAATCATTAATATTAGCGCTATAATTGTAAATAGTTTAATTAATATGGATCAATAAAATAGTTTTAGAGGATCATCTATTAAGAAATCATCAAGTTTTTATATTATTTAACTCATTTTATTAATCTCACTGATTTGGCAAAATATATATTGTGCATTGAGTTTTAGTATATATCTTAGTTCTTAAAATAGTATACAAAATATTTTACACCCACGTTACAACTTCATTTTTTTGTTTTAGTATTAATTTTAAATATactttaatttaatttttaaattttaacAAACTAAAGAAAATTGTATGCAATCAATTTAATTAAGGATAATGAAGGAATGAAGATCACTCAACCAGTTGAATTGGAACGGACGCCAAAGTTTTGTGGCACCTGCCAAAAAAATAGGGCACCAATGTAACAAGGAGAAACCTAGGATAGTCAAGCAATTGTGGGAAGTGACGACAACAGTTAGCAGTCAACACATAGAGGAAGAGATTCCCACCACACTGGCTAATCAAGGAACCTCTTCATGGACACAGGTGACAAAAAACCAAGAAGAACAAAGGTAAGACGGTGATGTAGAAAAACACTAATAAGAAATCTGATTTTGAAGTGCCCTGTCAAAATGGTTTTGTACCACTTAGGATTTGGAACAATCTTATAGTGACCATAGGTGAGGGGTCATGATTATTGCATGGAATGTAAGAGGGTTAAATAACTCAGTGAAGTGTAGGGAGATTGGAAACCGTCTCAATAATCTAAACCCTGACATGGTAATTTTGGTAGAAACTAGAGTTAAGAAAACTAAGGCAATACCTGTCAGAAATAAGTTGAATCATATATGGTCTTATATTGATAACTATTCTAGTCATAACAATGGTAGAATATGGGTCATGTGAGATGATTCAAGAATAAAGGTAGTAGGGGTCAGATGTACTGCTCAACTTATACATTGTGGTATATATAACCACAATGGAACTTTAAGCATGTGGTGCATTGCCATTTATACTTTGAACACTCTGGAACAAATGAAACAGTTGTGGAAAGACATTGGAGATATTCATAGCTAGATGAATGTGCATTGGTTTTTAATGGGGGATTATAATAATGTTTTGTAGGCTCATGATAGAATTAGGGGTAATCTTGTGCATGAAATATAGTATAGAGCTTTAGCTCATATGATAGCTAATGCTAACATCTTTGAGAAAAAAAGCATTGGTGATCACTTCACATGGTCTAACAAACAAGGACATGGCACCAACTATTCTAGAATATATAAGGTGATTTCCAATATGGCATGGCTTTAACAAAATATTGATATTACTTTGCATATCATAGAGCCAGGAATTTCAGATCATGCATTACTTTGCTTGAAAGGTCAGAATAATATAAGTAGGATAAAGTACAAGTTTAAGTTTTCTAATCTTCTTGTCAGTTCAGAGGGTTTTCAGGAAGCTATGAGGCATAACTGGAACCAAGATATTACTGGAACCTTCTCTGCGCCTCTAAACGATTTTTCTAGAATTTCTCATGCTTCTTTCACTGAATCAACATCACtaatttttcaaaattatcaaaatcaacacattgatgaattataaatagaactttataatctttcttcttcagTTTTTTTTGTGTATCCATTTCTTCATCCGCTGCGTTTTCTTCGAGCGGCGTCACTCcctccttcacaagatcccaaagatcttgacAACATAAAATAACCTTCATCTCTTTAAACCAATTTTCACAATTCTGACCCTTCAGGGCTGGGAGACTTGCGGAACATATCCATTTGGATTATTCAACACCATCGTGTTTTGCTTCCCACGAATCGCTCAGTCAGTGCTCTAGATACCAAATATTGgaaattcaccaatttccactCAAGAATTTCACCAAAACTTGATGAATTTCGAACaaaatcttgatgaacaagaatcaatctttgtgattgattactcctcttgttcttcactcttcactcgagtaAATCAACCACACCTTGGTTGCAAGATTTCATTGCACAATTGATaatgaaaagaaacaaaaattgaattggggaagaaaagaAAATTAGCGTTTTCGagaaaaggaagaagaagaaggaattATGCAGAGTTTCTCTCTACACTTCTAACTGAAGTTTTATTCACACAATTGTGTTACTTGTTACAATCAACAATAAGTACCTCCCTATTTATAGGTTAAGTTTGCTTGCATACCAAACAAACTCTAACTAACTTAACTAACTCACctaaacaaaataaataaagttAAGTCAATATTTCAACAACTAATCTAATTCGACACACATAGGTATTTCGACAACTTATGTTAGTGAAAGAGAGGAGAACAATGTATGTTGTCTAGAAGAAATTGCACAGGTTGTATCCCATTATAAAAGAGAAGAGTAAACCTCTTAATGCCATAAAGAATCATATTGAAAAGGCTAGGGGGAGCTGAGTAAAGCTCAACAAGAGTTGCTTCAGGACATA is a window of Lathyrus oleraceus cultivar Zhongwan6 chromosome 6, CAAS_Psat_ZW6_1.0, whole genome shotgun sequence DNA encoding:
- the LOC127093645 gene encoding NAC domain-containing protein 55 — its product is MKALNSRSGKDFMPTDDELLQNFLYNKINNKPIPNYLNILEHDLFGTEKTPLDIWNEFEASYSYGGKDLYFFTTLKKKSATSTRSVRTIGNGNWEGEDTGKSIFAKDTSKLLGMKKRFRFEKSNTPQDGGWILHEYNLHKSLINNPSPVNNYVLCRFRKNLKPESQNTPAKASIADQSNSHLRKISTTKSCYSQTKSCYGQESKGKTVMLPKQQEPIIPKQEEPIIPKQEESSAVISGNNVLVKKYIIYEKAPIQPNDGGNKRKYEDDIEFVYKGVKRKCIRSTWPEEKRYLALKAVFEYEYNKLFFGENIDQNSKNGVDSRNYKTEVGECSNNKTEVGECSNQKECNFNKEDDGDIIMNNEEEEDEMSWPEFFAKQLLEINGGEGFIKEEDVQMLDNSFLEDFFLGNNIM